In Alligator mississippiensis isolate rAllMis1 chromosome 9, rAllMis1, whole genome shotgun sequence, the genomic stretch GCCTTAGTGAGCCTTAGCAGTAAGAGATTGTCACTAAAGGGGATCCAATGCAATGTGACAGACCTCAGGAATTCTTAATAGCCAAACCCTTAAAACATTGTTTAGATAAAACCACTAGATAAAACTGCAGGTGCAGTTCTCCTGACATCTTCTCTCCCTGTAAAAACCTCACATCATCCCAATTCAAGAGTGAGCAAATCAGAGTATCTGTATTCTTCTGTGAGGACAGCTGGATGGAGATTTTGGTTGCATCAGGCAGTACACTCCAGGACACAGTAGGCACAACAATTAGGCAACAAGACATAAGCAAATTAAGAGGTTTCCTCATACCGAAGTGTCAAGGAAACTCTGTATTCTGTCAGGCTGCAATTTTAACATCTTGGGATGTTGTCATGAATCTTAGGCTTAACTGAATACTGTTTAGAAACAAATAGCTCCATTTTCTCTCAAGTTTTGCTAACATTGCCTAATGGTGAGATATGTCAGCAGCAGAGAAGGATCATAGCAAGCAATACTTACCCCTGTAAACTGGGATTCAAAGAAAGACACGCGCCTGTTGAGGCTTTTCTAGAACAAAACCTGATTGATGTGCAGAAACAAAAACTGGACCAGTTCCTAttgttgtttcatagtttcatagttgatagggttggaagggacctgagcagatcatcaagtctgactcccacCTTTTGTGTGGGATGTTGTAACATCCCACCTTTTGTGAATTGCTTTTTATGGGGATGTGCACTGACCACAAACTATGAGTATTTTAGAAAAAGTTGGGCTTTAAAATTCATGAAATTCAGAACATATAAATTAAGATATACCTAAAGGCACCAGAAACAGAGCAAAAATTTCCTCCATCTTTATCTACTTGTTCTTCACTGTTGAGTCTGTATGGAGTTGCCTGTTGGAGGGTCAAACATAGACATGACTAACAATCATGGCACCACAGGCACAGGTGCTGTTGTACCACCCTGCCCACCTTCAGTGCCTTGACCAAAAGGGAGAGGGAGCATTCAATGGCCTCTCTGTCAAACATGGCCAGAATGGCAGCCAAAAAACGTGGTCCAAAAACCCTGGCTGCTTTTGTCACTGCATGGGGTCCCCAGAGGCTGTCATTCTGGTTCCCCCAATATATCAACACTCagagctggtgccctgccctAATTAAGCTACCTGGGTCAAATGAGCAGCCATGAGAAAGGCAGATATAAAATAGTGAATACTCTGGTGTTGCACATAAATGCCAAGTGAATCTTCCATCACTCTTATTAACAGTCACCAAATGAAATTAAATCCACTTGGAAATTTAAGGATACTGAGAAATTTAATCATTAACCTCTTTTCCTGGCATGTGTGGTGTTGACCCCTAAAGTCAATTTGGGGATAGAGGCTTTCTTTCGACAGCCCCTGTTCTTATGCAAAACTAGTCCTTCAATAGAGTGAATGCAGAAGCAATCTTTATTAACATTCTCCAATTTTGAACAGTTCTAgcacataaggaaaaacataATACACATCCATATATTGTTTTATGATCCAGACAGAAATAAGCAGTCTTACAACTTAGAATATCTAGATCTTAAAATCCTACGTATTTCTCACACAAGGCCAGCCTATTAGGGAGactttacccaaatccaagactaaGTTCTAAAGAGGCGTTGGATCTTTATTCAGTCTACAGATGAAAACCTCAGCAAAGGATACCAGAGGAATGTATCTCAGAGCATAGGGCTCCTTCTTATTCCCTACCTCAAACATTACAACATTACTTGATAGAAACTTTGACAAACATGGTCATCCTGCTGATCAGGCTAGAATACATCAACCTGAGACCTTAATCAAGATTTGATGCCCTAAAACTGGTTAATCTTTTCAAGAAGTTTCTCTCACATATGTCTCAGTTCCTTTTACACTACTTCCCTTAGTCTTATTTATGCTAGCATGGTGTAATTTAAAGTTAACACAGCTTAAAACTTACTAAAGCTACTGTAATGCAAGCTAAAAGGAATCTAGCTCAACACAAAAGTCTACAGTAGAACATGACCAATGGGAATCAGTTTGTTCCACTGTAAATCCATTTGGAGGAGTCATGTACAGCTGAGTCACTGAAGCAGTAACAGGTGGGCCATGATTACCCAAGCTATTGAGTCACTGTTTATAAAAATGCAGGACGATGCAGATGCAGTGATAATCTTTGACATGGAGATAGTCCAATATCCAATGCAATTCCCTTATCATTAAGTTCAGACTGACTCCTGTGTTTGCTCTGCACTTACAGAGAAGCAGCTAAAGGCAAACAGAAGGCCAGGGAGGGTGTCaggcaccaccctgccctgccttctgcctgtacTTACCAAGATCAcgtttttaaaatgttacataCAGGCTGGCACTACTCAGTGGGTTACACCCTGTCTCTGCTCTTTGTCAATTCCCATGAATGATTTCATAACCAAGAAGACATATATATGTAATCTCTTTGTAGAAGGACAGAGCACTGACAGCTGTGAAACAGGCCAGATTGTCCCAGCACCATGAAGATAGCAGGGGTTCTCTTGCTCCTCACTCTGGCAGCTTTCTGCTTATCAAGTATGTAACTTTTGTTGCTCCCTGGCAAGCTGTAGAAACGGCAGGTGCCACAATGTGTGGTGCTTTATACAATTTTGTTCATCCAGACAAGATTCTAGGCAGAGAGAAAAGGGACCTTTTGATCTAGGGAGTTCCTTTCTCTGGGCTGATGCAGGGGCTTGATCTTTTTCTATTCAAATGTAAAAAATGATGAAGCCTGGCTAAGTGTTAGCATTTAAATGCTTCAGGGGAGCTGCATTGATTAGTAGGATGGTAATTACTGGTGGCTGGgctaaaagaaaagcaaaccaaGTGAACTCTTCCTtggtcacaccagacagcaaGCAGTATCTAACCATGTTTAATGGGTTTGAGTAGTAGGAACCTAGTCTTTGTGGTGATGTAGATTGGGATGAGTCCAGTAATCTGTTTAAGAGTAGTTAAGGCAGCATGACTTTATGGTGGTATCTTTTACATGATGTTAGTTTCCCTGGTTAGTGATAGATTCAgtatgggagagggagaagagaagcATGGGGGTGCACAAGCTGTAATGTGGTGTAATACGGAGCTAGTCAGGAAATGGATAGTACATCCTGCAGGAGTTCCTTTGGGGTGAGATTTTGATATGTTCTGAGTTGGGCCAACAATGACGTTACTACGGGTGTgagaaatgggccatattcgatttggattcagcccaaattggggacagggattcgattcattgattcggatcactgtccccagttcgaCTTGGccgaatctaaatctgaagattcaatgctaattcagagaatcagagatttggccatagacacagttttaaatgttttttctacataccttcagGTACCAGGTAtgtcttgtgaatgctgcaatgctggggcagatggagcatcccacaggagcctggggggcgggggggagggggcgtgctcagcagcaaacccagaagtggactggaactacttccggtccacttccgggtccactgccaagcacaccACAGCCgcccccactccccggtgccccctggctcagcaatcaccacaaggggaccctgggtgcctccccagacccaggaggcaccagtcaccgaggtgggggcatgcagggggcatgcagggggagcccccgcacactccccagtggacctggaaatgcttccagtccacttacgggtctgctgccaagcacgctggggaccccccacgctcctgtaggttgctccatctgccccagcatctcagcattcacgagcctcctgctacctcgaggtacgtagaaaaaacatttaaagctgtgtctatatccgaatcaccaaatctttccaaatctctctgaatggattcggagagattaaagggtctcctgatttgattcagatttgaagatttggccaccgaatcaagccaaatcttcaccaaatcgaatcagggaccaaagctttacacagccctagaaCTTACTACCGCTGTTTTGcagaataaacatttaaaacaaaaatcaatttggAAACAGTGAAGCAACCTTCTCTTGTCCTTTCATTTCAAGATTATAGTATGTTACATTGCAAAAGCTAAACATAATGacaatgtcaaaacaaaacaagacattCAAGACAAAATTACCCCATTTCTGTTCTGAATAGTTCTGAAATTTCCCTATTGAACAGTTTATTGAAATCAGCATGTCCACAATAAATATTTCAGGTTCAGTGAATCAGAATTTTTGGATAGAGAACTGTTTCAGGAAAAAAGTTTGATCTGCTCTGGTGTCTCTGTTTTTCGCAGTTTATCTTGAACCTATATGCCTTTCAATTAGATTGCAAGATCTTTGGGGCAGGCAGGTACAAGAACACATTTGGCAACAGCCAGTTCAGATCAGGAATGCATGTATCTACATTTTATTAGAAGTGGTGGAACCTGATCCAGTTCCAGAATGATGTAAACATCAATGTAGTTTTGGTGAACTTGGTGATATATAAGAGAATGAAACATCTGACACAAGGCCTGTGCATTATTTATACTACTCACTTCCCTTCTTTGATTTTAACTGATCACAGGCTGTGTTAATAAAGAAAATTTCAGTAGAAACTGTTGTTGTTTGTACATTTTGGGACATACTCCACTCAACCAGGAACATCATAATTTGTGGACATTGCGTACAGAGCACTTTGGTGTCTCTTACTCTTTGAAAGTCAAGGCTATTACAGAAGAGATCATACAGCAAACagaactctaaaaaaaaaaataaattagtatGTCATCAAAATGTGGAAGTGCCTTATACAAATACTagctgatttccttctgtgaagtGTAATTACTGCTGCTATCTATTATTTATACTGAAAAATTCTGCCATCATTTACTTAAAAGTTTGTGAGGAGGATTATAGATGATCCTTGTGCACCAAGCTGCCCAGTATGTCGAACTACTCCTGGCTGTGTTTGATCATTGTATCTATGATTTTGTTTCAGGTGCTACCTGTGAAACTGGGAAAGAGGTGAGTCATTGTTCTTCAGTTCTATTGGGGGAAGGCAGGAATGAGCCCCAGAAATAAATGTATCCCTCAGCAACAAAACACTGCTTACATATGAATAGAGACAGATCCTTCGGTAACATGAGGGATGAGTCAAAGTGCAGGATCACAGGGAGTCACGTGTGCTGCCTCCAACAATCGTATGATTGTACCCAATCGATTATACCTCAACATGCAGGTTAATGCACCACAAACTAGTAAGAGTCCAGACAGCTCCAGCACAGTCTCTTAGTCCCAAACTGGCCACCTTCCCTCTTACAGCAGTGCTGATCCTGCAGTCttgctgccctggctctgcctccaTAATCCCTCTGTTGATGGAGAGCCCCCTACCAAGCTACATTGCTTTCTTAGCTGAAGTGCAATAGTTTCTCAGGTCATGCTGCATTTGTTTGGCTacttccactggcagcagcatccatcaGTACTTTACAATGGTTTTTAGGTACAGAGATACACCTCTCTACCACCCTAGTGCCAGCCAAATGGGCCAGAATCAATTAGATGTCCTATAACCAGTCCCTTGTCCAAACTCTGGACATTCCTCTCCTCTCTTTAACCAGGAATGAGCCAGCAGGAGAAATCTCAGGCTACAATTTCTTCCCAGGTCCTAATTAATTACAGCTCAGGAAGATCGTTTAAAAGGGACATGGTGAGGGGGGATGAAGATGGACACACAAACACAtcatcatagggttggaaggaacccaAGCATCATATTGTCCACATTCCCACCCTGAATGAATGTAAAATGTGCTATTCCTATACTAACCcaggcatgggcagatctaggtttttttaaaagaggggTACAGATGCTAAGATGCATCACCATATATAAAACAACatacatttttctctagttaaaaataaaccagGAGCTTTACAATATGCAAGGGGCCTAGGGCTAAATTAGTCAATGTAAgaccaaagcaaaaacaaatatatcttTATTGGAATGAGGTAAAAATAGCCTGCAATGTGGTGAAATAGGAGCTGTgttactaggagcagctaacagaccatagaattgcagaagaaagggtagcttgagagagggtcattaacacctgtggaatgaaaagtttaggaggaatcaggtagatgataatgagccatgaattcaATTGACTCCCtaagtgctgcctgaatagaaatattgCTTCCACTGCCAGGCAGTCCCCTTTGGGTGGACCAGAAAAGCAGGGGTACTGGTCCCCGTCCCCTACCTCTCCCTTCAGATCTGCCACCGATCCCAGGCAAAGCCATATCTGGATCTAGTTCTAGATCCAGATCTAGGTTTAGATCCAGAACCATTTTGAGTGAAATCCTGGCAGGACTGCAGTCAACGGCAAACCTCCCACTGACTTCCCTGGACTCAGGATTTCACCTTTTACCTTACTTGCTAAATAGGATCTTTCATCATCATAGGGGAGTCCTTGATAAACAGAACATAGGGCCCTGATCAGTAAGGTAATTAATCACATGGCTGGTAGTTCAGGTCAGAGAAAGGTAGGTGGTTTAATATCTGTTGTGCTATCCACAGTTTGGTATAGCATTCCACAGTTAACATCGTACTCAGGTAGATTTGAACTGAGATGTTTCAGTCAAGAATCTTTATCGTTAGTAGCTAAAAGCTGTACAATAACTGAAAGATGCCTACCACCATATTTAACCACAGAATTTGTCCTCTCTCAATTCCAAGTTGGGAGGTTCTGCTGTCAGAGATAAGAGAAGGTAATTTATAGGCACTCTGGAAACCAAAGTCTCCCAGAATGCCTTACAATAAAGAAGAACTCACAATGACACCTGATAGTATAGTTTTTCATACAAACCTTTGTGAAATATTTTCCAGTTTCTTTGCCCTGGAAACCCTTTCAAGCATGCCTCAGGTAACCACACAATGTTAGCCCTATTAGCATTGACAATATTAACCCAGAGATTTCGAACAGaaatccagtgttaaaaacagtttgacctgttatggtctttttgtgttctttgcaacagaagaatcattctattatttttctgtactcaagaaacaagtgaacactaagagttggcattttctgaggggtgctttgagttgAACagcaggtgccttgagtctaacaagaagtgtcttgattctaaaaaggttgagaaccactgccttagcaGAGCTACTGCCCTCTCTGTGGCCATCCTTTCCATACAAGCTAGCTCAGAGAGCTGGCAGAGTCCATAGAGAAGTCATATACCTGGCTCTGTTGATCTCAGATATTCCTTGTCAGTGGAAAAGAATGGTGTGTTGTTTCCATAGTTTTAATTGTTCCTTGTTCGATAGGTAGCAGTAAAACAGTCAGCTGATATAAAAAGTTTAACTCCACTGATTTTCTGACTTACATCAGTTGAATATCTGGTCCAGAAAGCTGACAAGTTCATTGCCATCGTACTCATAAAGGAGAGGAATGAAGGggtttaaaatgaaatgatgtAACTGTGTTTGCAGGTTGACTGCAGTGAGTATCAGCCTCTTGGGAGAAGCCAACCTGTCTACTGCGTAAGGGTCTATGACCCCTGTTGTGGCTCTGATGGCAAAACCTATAGCAACAAGTGTTCCTTCTGTAAAGCAGTCTTGTAAGTACAGAAAGTAGTAACTATGTTctctgtggacaaactttccacccctgaGCTCTATTGCCCAGGGGACAGTTCTGGCACAAAGgcaactcccccccccacacccaaagGTGTGACCTTCCCAACCCCAGAGGGTGCGACCTTCCTATCCCCAGGGGTGCAAACCTGGGCAAACAGCCTGCTGAGCACATAGACAGGTTGCAGGGTATGGACGGGCCCAGGAGTGGGgtcagggggaggtgggggaggaaacaaggtagggggctggatcaggtccccatgagctggggcttccttcccagggaagcggcagttgctttcccaaaagtgccttccctcactgctcccacctcccagccaccccaggaagtaTGACCAGCACACCCCACaacccaatcccaaatcccaatttagtAAAACGTGAGACCTTCTTTAGTCtttattcctttttaatttttttttaaatttctctttATGTTATCCTTCAGtgcaggcatggctggtgaactcatactggtggggtgggtggagcggCACACAGGAGCCAGGGGGAAGAGGAGTTTTGCAGccggccaggagcagcatggggtttgcagctggccaggagcagggggcttTGCCGCCTCCTCACTCCCAGCTTGAGCGCTcagcccccccacactgccctgctcccagccagctagAAACCCCACCCCGCTCCCAGTCGGCTGCAAGCCTCCCCGCTCCCATGTGCCTCTCCACCaatctgagttcaccagccacgcTTGCTTCAGTGGATGACTTCTTTCatttccccaccctttccccaccccatttCTTTTCCACCTCCCACTTCATTACCCAGCTCCATCCTAATAACTCTCACCCTCCCAGCTTTatgttcctgcccccaccccgcaacCCACCTCTCACATACCCCCACCTTAGCAGCCCTGTTGTGGCAATTCaaagctgtagctcctagtcaggcccctgctcaccaggcctctaatGGCAAATCACAGCTGTTCGGATggaggacagtcagagaaggtttttagccttaagatgtgactgctccaaacttgagctagcactaacacccgtCATTCGAGCAGCAaaaagtgtaacatgtaacaaggccctaggtGTGAGGCAAGTAGATTGGGTAGCCCATGCAGTAACCGAATCTATGCTCAGAACTGTAACCACAGTTTCCATATTTAGTTAAAATACAGTTTGTTACTTTAATTTTCCTGTAATTGAATGTTCTGAATTCACGTAGAAACTTTGGAGCAAAATGCTGCAAAAAGAAGGCTGTTTTTCAACATTTCTGGCACATCACAGAAAGAGAACCTTTTCTTGTAAAATTTCCCATCCAGTTTTTCAGACCCTAGAAGTTTTGATAGTCAGCATAAACATCCTTATTACAATCTTTGAAGGGAAAAGTATTAGCTCTGAATGTTGATTTGATAGAAAATTGCAAATTCGCATAGCATTTCCTATCAGCAAGTGGTGTTAGTCTGGGATTTAAGTTAGGATTACCATCCAttcgggttttcccagacatgtcctctttttcagCCTCCTGTCCTCatgtctgggcaggtttttaaaatgtgagcaaatgtctggggttttgctttgcctttgctttcctggGAACTAGAAGCTTGGCTGCttgaggctgggagcagcaggcaaggtgattggctgtcaggggtcatgtgctctgtgcactggcccaggcaggtaggagacagtgtgtgtgtgtgtgtgtgtgtgtgtgtataagcatGCATGCAGGATCTGCATGgacatcagggctggggggctgtgggtcgggagtgagggggaccagcagggcagggggcttaggagtgaggagCGGAGGCAAGGcacgggcatatcactgcccccacctctggccctctcccccacaggtgtcctcttttttgatactggaaatatggtaaccttatTCAGTGAAATTATAATCTGGAACATGAAGTTACTGTCTCTAATTATTCCTCTGACCTTCCCTTTTCTTGCAGGCAAAGTGAAGGAAAGCTTCGTCTGAAACAAGCTGGTGCTTGTTGAATGAATCTGCAATACCACCGAGTGCTGAACTCCCCATTATGCTATTACACTGGATAAGATCACTGAATCACATCATAGCATTTTTGCTATTATTTTCATCTGTCCTTTGTCAGCATTAGTGCAAAAGGTGGAAACTAGGTGAAGACCCTCCTCTCTTTGTcatcagctgctgcttccagctgttCTGTTGTTTTAAGATCAACTGCTCTGGCCTCTGTACTAAAGAATCTTCTTAAGGTTTCTCACAGGACCTTTGTTTCCTCACACTTGTTGTTTCACAGTTGATGGCTTTATAAGGAAGTCTGTGGGTTGGCTTCTGGAGTACAAATCTCTTCAGCACTTCCTT encodes the following:
- the LOC106737420 gene encoding serine protease inhibitor Kazal-type 6; its protein translation is MKIAGVLLLLTLAAFCLSSATCETGKEVDCSEYQPLGRSQPVYCVRVYDPCCGSDGKTYSNKCSFCKAVLQSEGKLRLKQAGAC